A single genomic interval of Helianthus annuus cultivar XRQ/B chromosome 13, HanXRQr2.0-SUNRISE, whole genome shotgun sequence harbors:
- the LOC110900449 gene encoding uncharacterized protein LOC110900449 → MLSLRSLIRNHIWTEVGNGMNTSAWFDVWDDVCPLSSIVNPRSIANAGFNMSSSLADVNTNGDWGWPIAWVSRFPGLISLKDITLDLSQQDRLMWRTRRGMFSEFSTYTAWEDLRQAQNEVGWSRVVWFPQAIPRHSFLMWLIIHQKLKTQDVMSKWNSESTNYNLLCCLLCTRGPDSHQHLFFECKFAESVWYGVRDKAGMESIQNKWSVIFDFLVGIANSKMATHVIAKIVVGTTAYFVWEERNRRIFSTKRRNENQLIEVILSTVRMKLHTMRFKSTVQMARVMLDWSLPRGLIVADDDCG, encoded by the coding sequence ATGCTAAGTCTCAGGTCGCTTATTCGTAATCATATATGGACGGAGGTGGGTAATGGGATGAATACTTCTGCTTGGTTTGACGTATGGGATGATGTATGTCCGCTTAGTAGCATTGTTAATCCTCGAAGTATTGCAAATGCGGGATTTAATATGAGTTCAAGTTTGGCTGATGTCAATACAAATGGTGATTGGGGATGGCCGATAGCTTGGGTTAGTCGTTTCCCAGGGCTGATTAGTTTGAAAGATATAACGTTGGATCTGAGTCAACAAGATAGGTTAATGTGGCGAACTAGGAGGGGTATGTTTTCGGAGTTCTCTACTTatacggcatgggaggatttgCGTCAAGCTCAAAATGAGGTAGGTTGGTCCAGAGTGGTTTGGTTTCCACAGGCTATCCCGAGGCATTCCTTTCTTATGTGGCTGATTATTCATCAAAAACTGAAAACTCAAGATGTCATGAGCAAGTGGAACTCGGAAAGTACGAATTATAATCTCTTGTGTTGCTTGTTATGTACGCGGGGACCAGATTCTCACCAGCATTTGTTTTTTGAATGTAAGTTTGCGGAAAGTGTTTGGTATGGGGTTCGTGACAAAGCTGGAATGGAGTCTATTCAGAATAAATGGAGTGTGATCTTTGATTTCCTGGTTGGTATAGCGAACTCGAAGATGGCTACCCATGTGATTGCAAAAATTGTTGTTGGTACTACGGCTTACTTTGTGTGGGAAGAAAGGAATAGAAGGATTTTTTCAACGAAAAGGAGGAATGAAAACCAACTGATAGAGGTCATCTTATCCACTGTTCGAATGAAGCTTCACACCATGAGATTTAAGAGTACTGTCCAAATGGCTCGAGTAATGCTAGACTGGAGTTTACCGCGAGGGCTTATTGTGGCGGATGATGATTGTGGTTAA